A single genomic interval of Staphylococcus hyicus harbors:
- a CDS encoding ornithine--oxo-acid transaminase translates to MTNQSEQIIELTNHYGAHNYLPLPIVISEAEGVWVKDPEGNKYMDMLAAYSAVNQGHRHPKIIQALKDQADKVTLVSRAFHSANLGEWYEKICKLSGKEKALPMNTGAEAVETALKAARRWAYDVKGIKPNDAEIIAMVGNFHGRTMAPVSLSSEKEYQRGYGPLLEGFTNVEFGNIEQLKEVINENTAAVLIEPIQGEAGINIPPKGYLKQVRELCDEHNVLFIADEIQAGLGRTGKLFATDWDEVKPDIYILGKALGGGVFPISVVLADKEVLDVFTPGSHGSTFGGNPLACAASIAALDVIVDEDLPGRSQELGDYFKNALLEIDHPSIKEVRGRGLFIGVELNESARPYCERLKEEGILCKETHDTVIRFAPPLVITKEELDYAIDKVKKVFAESK, encoded by the coding sequence GTGACAAATCAATCAGAGCAAATTATTGAACTTACAAATCATTACGGTGCGCATAACTATTTACCTCTTCCAATCGTCATCTCTGAAGCTGAAGGTGTATGGGTAAAAGATCCAGAAGGTAATAAATATATGGATATGCTCGCTGCTTATTCTGCAGTGAACCAAGGTCACCGTCATCCAAAAATTATTCAAGCACTTAAAGACCAAGCGGATAAAGTAACGCTTGTGTCTCGTGCATTCCACAGTGCAAACTTAGGCGAATGGTATGAAAAAATTTGTAAGCTTTCAGGTAAAGAAAAGGCATTACCAATGAACACGGGCGCAGAAGCGGTAGAAACGGCATTAAAAGCTGCACGTCGTTGGGCGTATGATGTTAAGGGTATTAAACCGAACGATGCTGAAATTATAGCAATGGTTGGGAACTTCCATGGGCGCACAATGGCACCAGTGTCATTATCTTCCGAAAAAGAATATCAACGTGGTTATGGTCCGTTATTAGAAGGATTTACGAATGTTGAATTTGGAAATATTGAGCAATTAAAAGAGGTCATTAATGAAAATACGGCTGCCGTTTTAATTGAACCTATTCAAGGTGAGGCTGGGATAAATATTCCACCTAAAGGTTATTTAAAACAAGTTCGCGAATTATGTGACGAACATAATGTTTTATTTATCGCTGATGAAATTCAAGCTGGTTTGGGTCGTACTGGTAAATTATTTGCGACAGACTGGGACGAAGTAAAACCTGATATTTACATTCTAGGAAAAGCGTTAGGCGGCGGGGTATTTCCTATTTCTGTTGTGCTTGCTGATAAAGAAGTATTAGATGTCTTTACGCCAGGTTCACACGGTTCAACATTTGGTGGTAATCCATTAGCATGTGCAGCTTCAATTGCTGCTTTAGATGTTATTGTGGATGAAGATTTACCTGGACGTTCACAAGAACTCGGAGACTATTTTAAAAATGCATTATTAGAAATTGATCATCCATCAATTAAAGAAGTACGTGGTCGTGGCTTATTTATTGGTGTTGAATTAAATGAAAGTGCGCGTCCATATTGCGAACGTTTAAAAGAAGAAGGTATTTTATGTAAAGAAACACATGATACCGTGATTCGTTTCGCACCACCTTTAGTCATTACTAAAGAAGAGCTTGATTATGCCATTGATAAAGTAAAGAAAGTATTTGCAGAATCTAAATAA
- a CDS encoding Glu/Leu/Phe/Val family dehydrogenase: MAEKNNLVTSTQGIIKEAMHKLGFDDGMYELIKEPLRFLTVRIPVKMDDGTVKTFTGYRAQHNDAVGPTKGGVRFHPDVDEEEVKALSMWMTLKCGIVNLPYGGGKGGIVCDPRQMSIHEVERLSRGYVRAISQIVGPTKDIPAPDVFTNSQIMAWMMDEYSQMDEFNSPGFITGKPIVLGGSQGRDRSTALGVVIAIEEAAKRRGKMIKDSRIVIQGFGNAGSFLAKFLYDQGAKIVGISDAYGALHDPDGLDIDYLLDRRDSFGTVTNLFEDTISNKELFELDCDILVPAAISNQITADNAHDIKAEIVVEAANGPTTPEATKILTDRGVLLVPDVLASAGGVTVSYFEWVQNNTGYYWTEEEVNEKLREKLITAFDTIYNLSQNRKIDMRLAAYIVGIKRTAEAARYRGWA, from the coding sequence ATGGCTGAAAAAAACAATCTAGTGACGTCAACTCAAGGTATCATTAAAGAAGCAATGCATAAATTGGGGTTTGACGATGGTATGTATGAGTTGATTAAAGAACCTTTGAGATTTTTAACAGTTCGTATTCCGGTAAAAATGGATGATGGCACGGTAAAAACATTTACAGGTTACCGCGCGCAACATAATGATGCAGTTGGCCCTACTAAAGGTGGGGTGCGTTTCCATCCAGATGTTGATGAAGAAGAAGTAAAAGCATTGTCGATGTGGATGACTTTGAAATGCGGAATCGTAAATTTACCTTATGGTGGAGGTAAAGGCGGTATTGTTTGTGACCCACGTCAAATGAGTATTCATGAAGTTGAACGTCTTTCAAGAGGGTATGTACGTGCAATTTCACAAATCGTAGGACCTACGAAAGATATCCCTGCACCAGATGTATTCACTAACTCACAAATTATGGCATGGATGATGGATGAATACAGTCAAATGGATGAATTTAATTCTCCGGGATTTATTACAGGCAAGCCAATTGTACTTGGTGGTTCACAAGGACGCGATCGTTCTACAGCTTTAGGTGTGGTGATTGCAATTGAAGAAGCAGCAAAACGCCGTGGTAAAATGATTAAAGATTCACGTATCGTAATTCAAGGCTTCGGTAATGCAGGTAGTTTCTTGGCTAAATTCCTATACGATCAAGGGGCTAAAATTGTAGGGATTTCAGATGCTTATGGTGCTCTACACGATCCAGATGGTTTAGACATTGATTACTTACTGGATCGCCGTGATAGTTTTGGCACTGTGACAAACTTATTCGAAGATACCATCTCAAATAAAGAATTATTTGAACTTGATTGTGACATCTTAGTACCAGCTGCGATTTCAAATCAAATCACTGCAGATAATGCACATGACATAAAAGCCGAGATTGTTGTTGAAGCGGCTAACGGTCCTACGACACCAGAAGCTACTAAAATTTTAACTGACCGTGGTGTATTACTTGTGCCAGACGTATTAGCAAGTGCGGGTGGCGTAACGGTATCTTATTTTGAATGGGTACAAAATAATACGGGTTACTACTGGACAGAAGAAGAAGTGAACGAAAAACTTCGAGAAAAATTAATCACTGCATTTGATACAATCTATAACTTATCGCAAAATCGTAAAATCGATATGCGTTTAGCAGCATATATCGTTGGAATTAAGCGTACTGCAGAAGCAGCACGTTATCGTGGTTGGGCATAA
- the pruA gene encoding L-glutamate gamma-semialdehyde dehydrogenase produces MIPYKHEPFTDFTKEENREAYFRALEKVESELGQEYPLIIGGERVYTDDKTRVYNPSNREETIGYVSKASKEHAQKALDAAKEAFKSWRKVDPKVRANILFRAAEITRKRKHEFSALLSKEGGKPWKEADADTAEAIDFMEYYGRQMLELKDGKKVNSRPGEYNQFDYLPVGVSVVISPWNFAYAIMAGTTAAPVVTGNTVLLKPSSNTPIISYKFMEVLEEAGLPKGVVNWIPGSSSEIGDFLIENKDVGLISFTGSKNVGKEIIQKAAVIQEGQNHIKRVIAEMGGKDAIIVDNEADLQVATDAIVYSAFGFSGQKCSACSRVIAHQDIYDELLERVKAETEKIKVGNAADPDTYVGPVIDQKSLDKIKKYIEIGKEEGRIVTGGNTDEEKGNFVHPTVIADLDPNSRIMQEEIFGPVVGFTKVKDFDEAIDVANDTEYGLTGAVISNNRMKLEQARRDFMVGNLYFNRGCTGAVVGYQPFGGFKMSGTDSKAGGPDYLVLHMQGRTVSEHL; encoded by the coding sequence ATGATTCCATATAAACACGAACCATTTACAGATTTTACAAAAGAGGAAAATCGCGAGGCTTATTTCCGCGCTTTAGAAAAAGTAGAAAGCGAATTAGGTCAAGAGTATCCTTTAATTATTGGTGGAGAACGTGTATATACGGACGATAAAACTCGTGTGTATAACCCATCTAACCGTGAAGAAACGATTGGTTACGTTTCAAAAGCTTCAAAAGAACATGCACAAAAGGCGTTAGATGCTGCAAAAGAGGCATTTAAATCATGGAGAAAAGTAGATCCTAAAGTACGTGCAAATATTTTATTCCGTGCTGCTGAAATAACGCGTAAACGTAAGCATGAATTTTCAGCATTGTTATCTAAAGAAGGTGGAAAACCTTGGAAGGAAGCAGATGCTGATACTGCTGAAGCTATCGATTTCATGGAATATTATGGACGACAAATGCTTGAATTAAAAGATGGGAAGAAAGTAAATAGCCGTCCAGGCGAATACAATCAATTTGATTATTTACCAGTAGGTGTAAGTGTTGTAATTTCACCATGGAACTTCGCATATGCGATTATGGCTGGTACAACAGCGGCGCCAGTTGTAACTGGTAATACGGTGTTATTAAAGCCATCTTCAAACACACCTATTATTTCTTATAAATTTATGGAAGTTTTAGAAGAAGCTGGTCTACCTAAAGGTGTTGTGAACTGGATTCCAGGATCATCAAGTGAAATCGGGGACTTCTTAATTGAAAATAAAGATGTAGGCCTCATTTCATTTACAGGTTCGAAAAATGTAGGTAAAGAAATTATCCAAAAAGCAGCTGTCATCCAAGAAGGTCAAAATCATATTAAACGCGTGATTGCTGAAATGGGTGGTAAGGACGCAATTATTGTTGACAACGAAGCAGATTTACAAGTTGCAACAGATGCAATTGTTTATTCCGCATTTGGTTTTTCTGGCCAAAAATGTTCAGCATGTTCACGTGTTATAGCGCATCAAGATATATATGATGAGTTATTAGAACGTGTTAAGGCTGAAACTGAAAAAATTAAAGTTGGTAATGCGGCAGATCCAGATACGTATGTTGGGCCTGTAATCGATCAGAAATCTTTAGATAAAATCAAAAAATACATTGAAATCGGTAAAGAAGAAGGCAGAATCGTTACGGGTGGAAATACGGATGAAGAAAAAGGTAACTTTGTTCATCCAACTGTCATCGCAGATTTAGATCCGAATTCTCGAATTATGCAAGAAGAAATTTTTGGACCTGTCGTTGGATTTACTAAAGTTAAAGATTTTGATGAAGCGATTGATGTCGCAAATGATACTGAATATGGTTTAACAGGTGCAGTGATCTCTAATAACCGTATGAAGTTAGAACAAGCGCGACGTGACTTCATGGTAGGTAATTTATACTTTAACCGTGGATGTACAGGTGCCGTTGTTGGTTACCAACCATTTGGTGGCTTCAAAATGTCAGGTACAGATTCTAAAGCAGGTGGACCGGATTATTTAGTGCTTCACATGCAAGGTCGTACAGTTTCTGAACACTTATAA
- a CDS encoding glycerophosphodiester phosphodiesterase — MKHYSKIIISSSLVVTLMIGGIAIPSQADAGSSQSAANHNQATPLSPSVHNVLNKKYVTIGHRGASGYAPEHTIPSYDKSINEMGSDFLEIDLQMTKDGHLVAMHDETVDRTTNGTGRVDQLTLAQLKQLDAGSWFNQAHPKYKNPKYVGQKVLTLDDIFKRYAHRTNFYIETKSPEVYPGMEKKLLQTMHKYGLDKKNLLSNGKVVIQSFSQASLQKTHQLNPNIPLIQLTDVGQLTTMTKKDLQSVKRYAVGIGPDYHDLNAQNTKHLRDLGFYIHPYTVNTVPDMKRLNQYGVTGVFTNYPDLYSNLIKH; from the coding sequence ATGAAGCATTATTCCAAAATAATTATCTCTTCAAGTTTAGTCGTAACTTTAATGATTGGAGGCATCGCAATACCTTCTCAAGCTGATGCGGGTTCTTCACAAAGTGCTGCAAATCATAATCAAGCTACTCCTTTATCTCCAAGTGTACATAACGTCTTAAACAAAAAATATGTCACAATTGGTCACCGTGGTGCCAGTGGTTATGCACCAGAACATACCATCCCTTCATATGATAAAAGTATCAATGAAATGGGTTCTGACTTTTTAGAAATCGATTTACAAATGACTAAAGATGGGCACCTCGTTGCCATGCATGATGAAACCGTCGATCGTACGACGAATGGTACAGGTCGTGTTGATCAATTAACGCTTGCTCAATTGAAACAGTTAGACGCAGGCAGTTGGTTTAATCAAGCTCATCCTAAATATAAAAACCCAAAATATGTTGGTCAAAAAGTACTGACACTTGATGATATTTTCAAACGCTACGCTCACCGTACGAACTTCTATATTGAAACAAAATCCCCTGAAGTCTATCCAGGAATGGAAAAAAAACTACTACAAACTATGCATAAATATGGTTTAGATAAGAAAAACTTACTCTCTAATGGTAAAGTTGTCATTCAATCTTTTTCGCAAGCGAGTTTACAAAAAACACATCAACTTAACCCTAACATTCCACTTATTCAACTGACCGATGTAGGTCAATTAACAACTATGACTAAAAAAGATCTACAATCGGTAAAACGATATGCTGTCGGCATTGGTCCAGACTACCATGACTTAAATGCGCAAAACACGAAACATTTAAGAGATTTAGGTTTCTATATTCACCCATATACAGTCAATACGGTACCTGACATGAAACGCTTAAATCAATATGGCGTAACAGGCGTATTTACTAACTATCCTGATTTATATAGTAACCTTATTAAACATTAA
- the argH gene encoding argininosuccinate lyase: MTKKAWGGRFEEKPEAWVDAFNASIHFDKTLIDEDIQGSIAHATMLYHQNVLTQKESEAIITGLKAIQKDYHDGNIEFQTSLEDIHLNIEHELIQRIGAVGGKLHTGRSRNDQVATDMHLYTKKEVKQIIEAIELFQKTIVNLADEHIETIMPGYTHLQRAQPISFAHHIMTYFWMLERDKGRFKDALKRIDISPLGAAALSGTTYPIDRHETQQLLGFASIYENSLDAVSDRDYVVETLHAISLTMVHLSRFAEEIIFWSSEEAKFVTLSDAFSTGSSIMPQKKNPDMAELIRGKVGRTTGHLMSLLMTLKGLPLAYNKDMQEDKEGLFDAIHTLKGSLRIFDGMVGSMTVNTERLSQTVKSDFSNATELADYLVVKGIPFREAHEIVGKIVLWSIQNEMFLLDVPLDVYKQHHNAIDEDIYTYLQPAEAVKRRKSYGSTGQDAVKHQISVAKTLI; encoded by the coding sequence ATGACTAAAAAAGCTTGGGGCGGTCGTTTTGAAGAAAAACCTGAAGCGTGGGTCGATGCATTTAATGCATCGATTCATTTTGATAAAACATTAATTGATGAAGATATTCAGGGAAGTATTGCACATGCTACGATGCTCTACCATCAAAATGTACTGACACAAAAAGAAAGTGAAGCAATCATTACTGGTTTAAAAGCCATTCAAAAAGATTATCATGATGGCAATATTGAATTTCAAACTTCATTAGAAGACATCCATCTCAATATTGAACATGAACTCATTCAACGTATCGGTGCCGTTGGTGGCAAATTGCATACCGGAAGAAGCCGAAACGATCAAGTTGCCACTGACATGCATCTGTATACTAAAAAAGAAGTAAAACAAATCATTGAAGCGATCGAATTGTTTCAAAAAACTATTGTTAACTTAGCAGATGAACATATCGAAACCATCATGCCTGGTTACACGCATTTACAGCGCGCGCAACCGATATCTTTTGCGCATCATATAATGACGTATTTTTGGATGTTAGAGCGTGATAAAGGACGTTTCAAAGATGCTTTAAAACGTATTGACATTTCACCTTTAGGGGCAGCAGCTTTGAGTGGTACAACCTACCCTATTGATCGTCACGAAACGCAACAACTTTTAGGTTTTGCGTCGATTTATGAAAACAGTTTAGATGCTGTAAGCGATAGAGATTATGTTGTTGAGACGCTGCATGCGATCAGTTTGACTATGGTACATCTATCTCGTTTTGCGGAAGAAATTATCTTTTGGTCATCTGAAGAAGCAAAATTTGTTACACTATCAGATGCATTTTCAACAGGCTCATCGATTATGCCTCAAAAGAAAAATCCTGATATGGCTGAATTAATACGTGGTAAAGTGGGACGAACTACAGGTCATTTAATGAGCTTGCTTATGACTTTAAAAGGTTTACCGCTAGCATATAACAAAGATATGCAGGAAGATAAAGAGGGGCTATTTGATGCAATACACACCCTTAAAGGCTCTTTACGTATCTTCGACGGAATGGTAGGAAGTATGACAGTGAATACCGAACGCTTATCACAAACGGTTAAGTCTGACTTCTCCAACGCCACTGAACTCGCAGATTATCTTGTTGTAAAAGGCATCCCATTTAGAGAAGCTCATGAAATCGTAGGTAAAATTGTATTATGGTCCATTCAAAATGAGATGTTTTTATTAGATGTGCCACTTGACGTCTATAAACAACATCATAACGCAATTGATGAAGATATTTATACGTATTTACAACCCGCTGAAGCGGTAAAACGTAGAAAAAGTTATGGTTCTACAGGTCAAGATGCCGTGAAACATCAAATTTCTGTAGCAAAAACTTTGATTTAA